The proteins below come from a single Denticeps clupeoides chromosome 15, fDenClu1.1, whole genome shotgun sequence genomic window:
- the LOC114764923 gene encoding rho GTPase-activating protein 8-like, whose translation MMLSDLEHLAEIELRKDEEEEQEEPQPRAGRFSNSTVDASHPYYDVARHGILQVTGDDNYGRKLIIFSSCCLPPSHQLNHQRLLEYLKYTLDQYVESDYTVVYFHYGLRSMNKPSMRWLRDAYKEFDRKYKKNLKVLYVVHPTNFIRAMWNIFKPLISHKFGKKLTYVNYLAELREHLNYEQLIIPPEVLRHDEKLRAAQKGGPPPSVKTPPPRPPLPTQQFGVSLQYIQDKNNGAVIPPVVKQTVSYLKEKGLHTEGIFRRSARVQLIKDIQKLFNLGKPVSFDQYGDIHVPAVILKTFLRELPEPLLTFDLYEPILEITKVESSLRVSRCKRIAESLPEPNYIVLKYLLCFLHMVSQDSIINKMGPSNLACVFGVNLARPRQGSVSLDALTPLNIFTELLIEFYHTVFGSRCPVAQQLP comes from the exons ATGATGCTCTCTGATTTGGAGCATTTGGCGGAAATCG AGCTGAggaaggatgaggaggaagaacaggAAGAGCCACAGCCCCGAGCCGGTCGCTTCAGCAACTCCACAGTCGATGCCTCCCACCCTTACTATGATGTGGCACGACATGGGATCCTTCAAGTTACCG GAGATGACAATTATGGCAGGAAGCTGATTATTTTCAGCAGCTGCTGCCTGCCCCCTTCCCACCAGCTCAACCATCAAAGGCTGCTGGA GTATCTGAAGTACACGCTTGACCAGTACGTGGAGAGCGACTACACAGTGGTGTACTTCCATTATGGCCTGCGCAGCATGAACAAGCCCTCCATGCGCTGGCTCAGAGACGCCTATAAGGAGTTCGACAGAAA GTACAAGAAGAACCTGAAAGTGCTCTATGTGGTCCATCCCACTAATTTCATTCGAGCTATGTGGAACATATTCAAACCCCTTATCAG CCACAAGTTTGGGAAGAAGCTCACCTACGTCAACTACCTTGCCGAACTCCGAGAGCATCTCAACTACGAACAGCTCATCATCCCACCAGAAGTGTTGAG ACATGATGAAAAGCTGCGGGCAGCTCAGAAAGGAGGACCGCCCCCATCTGTGAAGACTCCGCCTCCTCGGCCCCCTCTCCCAACCCAACAGTTTGGTGTTAGTCTGCAGTA CATACAGGACAAGAATAACGGTGCCGTGATCCCGCCAGTGGTTAAGCAAACAGTTTCATACCTCAAAGAAAAGG GGCTTCACACAGAGGGCATCTTCAGAAGGTCAGCTCGAGTTCAGCTCATCAAGGACATCCAGAAACTCTTTAACCTGG GAAAGCCGGTGAGCTTTGATCAGTATGGCGATATCCACGTCCCTGCGGTCATCCTAAAGACCTTCCTCAGGGAGTTGCCTGAGCCACTgctcacctttgacctttacGAGCCAATCCTGGAGATCACCA AGGTTGAAAGCAGCCTGCGGGTTTCAAGATGTAAGAGGATCGCAGAGTCCCTGCCGGAGCCCAACTACATCGTGCTCAAGTACCTACTCTGTTTCCTGCACATG GTCTCCCAGGACAGCATCATTAATAAGATGGGTCCATCCAACCTGGCctgtgtgtttggggtgaaCCTGGCAAGGCCCCGGCAGGGCTCGGTGTCGCTGGATGCCCTCACGCCCCTGAACATCTTCACCGAATTGCTGATTGAGTTTTATCACACCGTCTTCGGCTCCCGATGCCCAGTCGCGCAGCAGCTGCCATGA